A genomic region of Pseudomonas abietaniphila contains the following coding sequences:
- a CDS encoding efflux RND transporter permease subunit, giving the protein MLGLVKTALLKPYTFIVLAIFICIVGPMAALKTPTDVFPDIGIPVVAVVWQYAGLSPDAMAGRVIYTYERSLSTTVNDIEHIESQSLPGMGIVKIFFQPGVDIRTANAQVTAVSQTVLKQMPAGITPPLILNYSASTVPILQMAFSSPTLSEARIRDLVQNSIRLPLSAVPGLAMPTPMGGKQRQITLDLDPQALAAKGLSAQDVGNALAAGNQIIPVGTAKMGSDEYTVLLNNSPKAIDELNDLPIKTVDGALITIGQVAHVRDGSPPQTNIVRVDGRRAVLMPALKNGNISTLSIVDDIRNMLPLINETLPPALKTSLLGDASVFVKESVGSVAREGIIAALLTSVMILLFLGSWRSTLIIAASIPLAVLSAIALLSVTGQTLNVMTLGGLALAVGILVDDATVTIENINWHLEQGKAVKDAIMDGARQIVGPAFVSLLCICIVFVPMFMLQGIAGYLFRPMALAVIFAMGSSFLLSRTLVPTLAMFLLKPHVLEGGAGHHPEDPFINHHEGDQHGRQRNVLLRGALRFQQGFEHRFSAIRDAYHGLLGLALKRRKAFLLGFLACVLASFALLPSLGEDFFPATDAGALSMHVRLPLGTRIEESAAAFDRIEQRIREIIPADELDTVIDNIGIPLSGIDMAYSSSGTIGPQDGDIQVTLKPNHAPTADYVKRLREALPQSFPGSQFAFMPADISSQILNFGAPAPLDLKISGPDGEANRAYAVELQRRLQHIPGIADLRIQQSTGYPSLQVDVDRLRAKQLGITEKDVTTSLGASLAGTSQVAPTYWLNPKNGVSYSVVAATPQYRLDSLPTLEALPITGSDGQSQILGGLATIKRVDSPAVVTHYNIQPTLDLFANVQGRDLGGVAKDVQTVIDDMAHLRPKGATISLHGQIDALHEAFSGLSLGLLGAVVLIYLLIVVNFQSWIDPFVIITALPAALAGIVWILFLSGTSLSVPALTGAILCMGVATANSILVVSFCRERLAEHGDALLAALEAGYTRFRPVCMTALAMIIGMLPLAISQEQNAPLGRAVIGGLILATTATLLFVPVVFSLVHRHSQPKSADSETRAIDGETPHVV; this is encoded by the coding sequence ATGCTCGGGCTGGTCAAGACTGCATTGCTCAAGCCATACACGTTCATCGTGTTGGCGATTTTCATCTGTATTGTCGGGCCCATGGCGGCCCTCAAGACGCCTACCGATGTGTTCCCCGACATCGGCATTCCAGTGGTGGCGGTGGTCTGGCAGTACGCCGGATTGTCGCCGGACGCCATGGCCGGTCGGGTCATCTACACCTATGAGCGCTCGCTCAGTACCACGGTCAACGACATCGAGCACATCGAGTCGCAGTCCCTGCCGGGCATGGGCATCGTCAAGATCTTCTTCCAGCCGGGCGTCGACATCCGCACCGCAAACGCGCAGGTGACAGCGGTTTCACAAACCGTGCTGAAACAGATGCCGGCCGGTATCACGCCGCCGCTGATCCTCAACTACAGCGCTTCGACCGTGCCGATTCTGCAGATGGCCTTTTCCAGTCCGACGCTCTCGGAAGCGCGGATTCGCGATCTGGTGCAGAACAGCATCCGTCTGCCGCTCAGCGCCGTGCCCGGTCTGGCGATGCCGACGCCCATGGGCGGGAAACAACGCCAGATAACCCTCGACCTCGACCCGCAGGCGCTGGCTGCCAAGGGCCTGTCGGCGCAAGACGTCGGTAACGCGCTGGCGGCGGGCAATCAGATCATTCCGGTGGGCACGGCCAAGATGGGCAGCGACGAGTACACCGTGCTGCTGAACAACAGCCCGAAAGCCATCGACGAACTCAACGACTTGCCGATCAAGACCGTCGACGGTGCGCTGATCACCATCGGCCAGGTGGCGCACGTGCGTGATGGTTCGCCGCCGCAGACCAACATCGTGCGGGTCGACGGGCGTCGGGCGGTGCTGATGCCGGCATTGAAGAACGGCAATATTTCGACCCTGTCGATCGTCGACGACATCCGCAACATGCTGCCGCTGATCAACGAAACCCTGCCGCCCGCCTTGAAGACCTCGCTGCTGGGCGACGCCTCGGTCTTTGTGAAAGAGTCCGTCGGCAGCGTGGCCCGGGAAGGCATCATCGCGGCGCTGCTGACCAGCGTGATGATCCTGCTGTTCCTCGGCAGTTGGCGTTCGACGCTGATCATCGCGGCATCGATTCCACTGGCGGTGCTGTCGGCCATTGCCCTGCTGTCGGTCACGGGCCAGACACTGAACGTGATGACCCTCGGTGGGCTCGCGCTGGCCGTGGGGATTCTGGTGGACGACGCCACGGTGACCATCGAGAACATCAACTGGCACCTGGAGCAAGGCAAGGCCGTCAAGGACGCGATCATGGACGGTGCGCGACAGATCGTCGGCCCCGCGTTCGTTTCGCTGCTGTGCATCTGCATCGTGTTCGTGCCGATGTTCATGCTTCAGGGGATTGCCGGTTACCTGTTCCGGCCGATGGCATTGGCGGTCATCTTCGCCATGGGCAGCTCGTTCCTGCTCTCGCGCACACTGGTGCCGACCCTGGCGATGTTTCTGCTTAAGCCTCACGTGCTGGAAGGCGGCGCCGGGCATCATCCGGAAGATCCGTTCATCAATCACCACGAGGGCGATCAGCATGGTCGGCAGCGCAACGTATTGCTGCGTGGCGCGCTGCGTTTCCAGCAGGGCTTCGAACACCGTTTTTCGGCGATCCGCGACGCCTACCATGGGCTGCTCGGTCTGGCGCTGAAGCGGCGCAAGGCCTTTCTGCTGGGGTTTCTCGCCTGTGTACTCGCCAGCTTTGCCCTGTTGCCGAGCCTGGGTGAGGATTTTTTCCCGGCCACCGACGCGGGCGCGCTGTCGATGCATGTGCGCCTGCCGCTGGGCACGCGTATCGAAGAAAGCGCTGCCGCGTTTGACCGCATCGAACAACGGATTCGCGAAATTATTCCGGCCGATGAACTGGATACGGTGATCGACAACATCGGCATTCCGCTCAGCGGCATCGACATGGCCTACAGCAGCAGCGGCACCATCGGCCCACAGGACGGAGACATTCAGGTCACACTCAAGCCTAATCACGCGCCGACCGCCGATTACGTCAAACGCCTGCGTGAAGCGCTGCCGCAAAGCTTCCCCGGCAGCCAGTTTGCGTTCATGCCTGCCGACATCAGCAGCCAGATCCTCAACTTCGGCGCCCCGGCCCCGCTGGACCTGAAAATCTCAGGGCCTGACGGCGAAGCGAATCGGGCCTACGCCGTGGAACTGCAACGCCGGTTGCAACACATTCCCGGCATCGCCGACCTGCGCATTCAGCAGTCCACCGGTTACCCCTCCCTGCAAGTGGACGTCGATCGCCTGCGCGCCAAGCAACTGGGCATCACCGAGAAGGACGTGACCACCAGCCTCGGCGCCTCGCTGGCCGGCACCTCGCAGGTGGCGCCGACGTACTGGCTGAACCCGAAAAACGGTGTGTCGTACTCGGTGGTCGCGGCCACCCCGCAATACCGTCTGGACAGCCTGCCGACCCTGGAAGCCCTGCCGATTACAGGCAGCGACGGTCAGTCGCAGATCCTGGGTGGCCTGGCGACGATCAAGCGGGTCGACAGCCCCGCAGTGGTCACGCATTACAACATCCAGCCGACACTGGACCTGTTCGCCAACGTGCAAGGCCGCGATCTGGGCGGCGTAGCCAAGGACGTGCAAACGGTCATCGACGACATGGCACACCTGCGGCCCAAGGGCGCGACGATCAGCCTGCACGGCCAGATCGACGCATTGCATGAAGCCTTCAGCGGTCTGAGCCTGGGCCTGCTCGGCGCCGTGGTGCTGATCTACCTGCTGATCGTGGTCAACTTCCAGTCGTGGATCGATCCGTTCGTCATCATCACGGCGTTGCCAGCGGCGCTGGCCGGGATCGTCTGGATATTGTTCCTCAGCGGCACCTCGTTATCGGTGCCTGCGCTGACCGGCGCGATCCTGTGTATGGGCGTGGCGACCGCCAACTCGATTCTGGTGGTGAGCTTCTGCCGCGAGCGTCTGGCCGAACACGGTGATGCGCTGCTGGCGGCGCTGGAGGCCGGCTACACCCGTTTCCGCCCGGTGTGCATGACCGCGCTGGCAATGATCATCGGCATGCTGCCGCTGGCAATTTCCCAGGAACAGAACGCGCCGCTG